A window of Bradyrhizobium sp. AZCC 1610 contains these coding sequences:
- the rpiA gene encoding ribose-5-phosphate isomerase RpiA, whose product MDMDQLKRQAAARALAHVQDGMKLGLGTGSTAKHFVELLGEKVAGGMKVVGVPTSEATRAQAEACKIPLTTLDAIDRLDLTVDGADEVDGALNLIKGGGGALLREKIVAAASDRMIVIADDTKWVDVLGGFPLPVEVIPFGLAATQRAMATAFAQSGVSGQMGLRKGKDGHVFVTDGGHWIVDAHLGRITDAPRLAGLLSLIPGVVEHGLFIGLASIAVLAGAQGIRVVERR is encoded by the coding sequence GTGGATATGGACCAACTTAAGCGGCAGGCGGCGGCGCGGGCGCTGGCGCATGTGCAGGACGGCATGAAACTCGGGCTCGGCACCGGCTCGACCGCCAAGCATTTTGTCGAACTGCTCGGCGAGAAGGTTGCGGGCGGAATGAAAGTGGTGGGCGTGCCCACCTCGGAAGCGACCCGCGCCCAGGCCGAAGCCTGCAAAATTCCCCTGACCACGCTCGATGCGATCGACCGGCTCGATCTCACCGTCGACGGCGCCGACGAGGTTGACGGCGCGCTCAACCTGATCAAGGGCGGCGGCGGCGCGCTGTTGCGGGAGAAGATCGTGGCGGCGGCCTCCGATCGCATGATCGTGATTGCCGACGATACCAAATGGGTCGATGTTCTCGGCGGTTTCCCCCTACCTGTAGAGGTGATTCCGTTCGGGTTGGCCGCCACCCAGCGGGCCATGGCCACGGCATTTGCCCAAAGCGGCGTTTCCGGGCAAATGGGGCTCCGCAAGGGCAAGGACGGCCACGTTTTTGTCACCGATGGCGGCCACTGGATTGTCGATGCCCATCTGGGACGCATCACGGATGCGCCGCGTCTGGCGGGCCTGTTGAGCCTGATCCCGGGTGTCGTCGAACACGGATTGTTCATTGGCCTGGCCAGCATCGCCGTCCTGGCAGGTGCCCAGGGAATTCGCGTAGTTGAGCGGCGGTAA
- a CDS encoding DUF2059 domain-containing protein: MKSLSRILSAVGLAVGLALTAVPADAQQKNAPAATTPLKPGSPAALAAAKEILAMKNASAMYANAVPNLVEQTKNVLMQSNLNYQKDLNEVAVIVAKNLAGREKEIGDGMAQVYANEFTEQELKDLVAFYKSPLGQKLLASEPRAIQFSMSYMNQWAQQFAETINGQFRAEMKKRGKDI, translated from the coding sequence ATGAAGAGCCTTTCACGGATTTTGTCGGCGGTCGGCCTCGCAGTCGGACTGGCCCTGACCGCCGTTCCGGCCGACGCGCAGCAGAAAAATGCGCCCGCCGCGACGACACCACTCAAGCCCGGCTCGCCGGCAGCGCTCGCCGCCGCCAAGGAAATCCTGGCGATGAAGAACGCGAGCGCGATGTATGCCAACGCCGTTCCCAATCTCGTCGAGCAGACCAAGAACGTGCTGATGCAGAGCAATCTGAACTATCAGAAGGATCTCAACGAGGTCGCCGTGATCGTGGCCAAGAATCTCGCCGGCCGCGAGAAGGAAATCGGCGACGGCATGGCGCAGGTCTACGCCAACGAGTTCACCGAGCAGGAGCTGAAGGATCTGGTCGCCTTCTACAAGTCGCCGCTCGGCCAGAAGCTGCTCGCGAGCGAGCCCCGCGCCATTCAGTTCAGCATGTCCTACATGAACCAGTGGGCGCAGCAATTTGCCGAAACCATCAACGGCCAGTTCCGCGCCGAGATGAAGAAGCGCGGCAAGGATATCTGA
- the gor gene encoding glutathione-disulfide reductase: MAEFDVDLFVIGGGSGGVRAARIAAGYGAKVMVAEEYRMGGTCVIRGCVPKKLFVLGSHVRHEIEDAAGFGWTISEVSFDWPTLVANKDKEIARLEGIYAANVEKSGARIAKTRAVLEDAHTLRLMTGEKLTAKYILIATGGAPNHGREIPGIEHVISSNEAFHLTELPKRIVIQGGGYIALEFAGIFAGFGSDVTVIYRGDNILRGFDEDVRKHVRAEMEKQGITIITGCTIDKVDRYGNELTTHLSNGSSIASDKVMFAIGRHPNVANLGLEKAGVAINPANGGIAVDEWSKTSVDNIYAIGDVTHRLNLTPVAIREGHAFADTVFGKRPVQVDHATIPTAVFSQPEVGTVGLTEAQARAQVSHVDIYKADFRPIKATMSGRDTRVLMKLVVDGTTDRVLGCHIVGDTAAEIVQAVAIAVKMKATKADFDATIALHPTAAEELVTMRTPTASYVRQAAE, translated from the coding sequence ATGGCTGAGTTCGACGTCGATCTGTTCGTCATCGGCGGTGGTTCGGGTGGCGTGCGCGCCGCCCGCATCGCCGCCGGTTACGGCGCCAAGGTCATGGTCGCCGAAGAATACCGGATGGGCGGCACCTGCGTGATCCGCGGCTGCGTGCCGAAAAAGCTGTTCGTGCTCGGCTCGCACGTCCGCCACGAGATCGAGGACGCAGCCGGTTTCGGCTGGACCATATCGGAAGTCTCCTTCGACTGGCCCACTCTCGTCGCCAACAAGGACAAGGAGATCGCGCGTCTCGAAGGCATCTACGCCGCCAATGTCGAGAAGAGCGGCGCGCGCATCGCAAAGACCCGCGCGGTGCTGGAAGATGCCCACACGCTGCGGCTGATGACCGGCGAAAAGCTCACCGCGAAATACATCCTGATCGCGACCGGCGGTGCGCCCAACCACGGCCGCGAAATCCCCGGCATCGAACACGTCATCTCCTCGAACGAGGCGTTTCATCTCACCGAGCTGCCGAAGCGCATCGTGATCCAGGGCGGCGGCTATATCGCGCTGGAATTCGCCGGCATCTTCGCCGGCTTCGGCTCCGACGTGACGGTGATCTATCGCGGCGACAACATCCTGCGCGGCTTCGACGAGGACGTCCGCAAGCACGTGCGCGCCGAGATGGAGAAGCAGGGCATCACGATCATCACCGGCTGCACCATCGATAAAGTGGACAGGTACGGCAACGAACTCACCACGCATCTGTCGAACGGGTCGAGCATTGCCTCCGACAAGGTGATGTTCGCGATCGGCCGCCATCCGAACGTCGCCAATCTCGGGCTCGAGAAGGCCGGTGTCGCCATCAACCCGGCGAATGGCGGCATCGCGGTCGATGAATGGTCGAAGACCTCGGTCGACAACATCTACGCGATCGGAGACGTCACCCATCGCCTCAACTTGACGCCGGTGGCGATTCGCGAGGGCCATGCCTTTGCCGACACCGTGTTCGGCAAGCGCCCGGTGCAGGTCGATCACGCCACCATCCCGACGGCGGTGTTCTCGCAGCCCGAGGTCGGCACCGTCGGCCTGACCGAAGCGCAGGCGCGCGCGCAAGTGAGCCATGTCGACATCTACAAGGCCGATTTCCGCCCGATCAAGGCGACGATGTCCGGCCGCGACACCCGCGTGCTGATGAAGCTCGTCGTCGATGGCACCACGGACCGTGTGCTGGGCTGTCACATCGTCGGCGACACCGCGGCCGAAATCGTCCAGGCGGTTGCCATCGCCGTGAAGATGAAAGCGACCAAGGCCGATTTCGACGCGACGATTGCGCTGCATCCGACCGCGGCGGAAGAGCTGGTGACGATGCGCACGCCGACGGCGAGCTATGTGAGGCAAGCAGCGGAGTAG
- a CDS encoding 3-hydroxybutyryl-CoA dehydrogenase, translating to MIESIGIVGAGTMGNGIAQVCAAAGLPVVMTDISDAALARGMSVVSNSLERLVNKQKMTDADRQAALARITTSTDTAKFSTCDLVIEAATENEDLKIKILKDLCSKLRPQALLATNTSSISITKLAAATDRPDRFIGMHFFNPVPLMALLELIRGLQTSDDTHAKAEAFSKRIGKVSITAKNSPGFAVNRILCPMINEAIFALQEGLATAEDLDAGMKLGCNHPIGPLALADMIGLDTMLSVMEVFYQGFNDPKYRPAPLLKEMVAAGHLGRKTGRGFYSYGK from the coding sequence ATGATCGAATCAATTGGCATCGTTGGTGCAGGCACGATGGGCAACGGCATCGCGCAGGTGTGCGCCGCCGCCGGTCTTCCCGTGGTCATGACCGACATCTCGGATGCGGCGCTCGCCCGGGGCATGTCAGTCGTGTCCAACAGCCTGGAGCGGCTCGTCAACAAGCAGAAGATGACCGACGCCGACCGGCAAGCCGCGCTGGCGCGGATCACGACGAGCACCGACACCGCGAAGTTTTCGACCTGCGATCTCGTCATCGAAGCGGCGACCGAGAATGAAGACTTGAAGATCAAGATACTGAAAGATCTCTGTTCGAAGCTGCGGCCGCAGGCGCTGCTCGCTACCAACACGTCCTCGATCTCGATCACCAAGCTTGCCGCGGCGACCGACCGGCCGGACCGTTTCATCGGCATGCACTTCTTCAATCCGGTGCCGCTGATGGCGCTGTTGGAATTGATCCGCGGATTGCAGACGTCGGACGATACCCACGCCAAGGCCGAAGCGTTTTCGAAAAGGATCGGCAAGGTCTCGATCACCGCGAAGAACAGCCCGGGCTTTGCGGTCAACCGCATCCTCTGCCCGATGATCAACGAGGCAATCTTCGCGCTTCAGGAAGGCCTCGCCACCGCCGAAGATCTCGACGCCGGCATGAAGCTCGGCTGCAACCACCCGATCGGTCCGCTGGCGCTGGCCGACATGATCGGTTTGGACACCATGCTGTCGGTGATGGAGGTCTTCTACCAAGGCTTCAACGATCCGAAATATCGCCCCGCACCGTTGCTGAAGGAAATGGTCGCCGCCGGCCATCTCGGCCGCAAGACCGGGCGGGGGTTTTATAGCTACGGCAAGTGA
- a CDS encoding class II 3-deoxy-7-phosphoheptulonate synthase — protein MSERWTPDSWRTRPVLQVPDYPDAKALADVEAQLATFPPLVFAGEARNLKKALARVAAGEAFLLQGGDCAESFAEHGANNIRDFFRVLLQMAVVLTYAGALPVVKVGRIAGQFAKPRSSNTEKINGVELPSYRGDIVNDIAFTAESRIPDPQRQLMAYRQSAATLNLLRAFATGGFANLGSVHQWMLGFLKDSPQSRRYKELADRISDALNFMRACGLDLESHPELRATDFYTSHEALLLGYEQAFTRIDSTTGDWYATSGHMIWIGDRTRQLDHGHVEYFRGIKNPIGLKCGPSLKPDELLKLIDILNPDNEPGRLTLINRFGSDKVGDHLAPLIRAVQREGRVVVWSCDPMHGNTITSNSGYKTRPFDRVLSEVKSFFAIHAAEGTHAGGVHLEMTGQDVTECIGGARAITDEDLNDRYHTVCDPRLNAEQSIDMAFLIAELLKQERAGKEKPMPAAAGL, from the coding sequence ATGTCCGAGCGGTGGACGCCCGATAGCTGGCGCACCAGGCCGGTGCTGCAGGTCCCCGATTATCCCGATGCCAAGGCATTGGCCGATGTCGAGGCGCAGCTCGCCACGTTTCCGCCGCTGGTGTTTGCCGGCGAGGCCCGCAACCTGAAAAAGGCGCTGGCGCGCGTCGCCGCGGGCGAAGCCTTCCTGCTGCAGGGCGGCGATTGCGCCGAGAGCTTTGCCGAGCATGGCGCCAACAACATCCGCGACTTTTTCCGCGTGCTGCTGCAGATGGCGGTTGTGCTGACCTATGCCGGCGCGCTGCCGGTGGTGAAGGTCGGCCGCATCGCCGGGCAGTTCGCCAAGCCGCGTTCGTCGAACACGGAAAAGATCAACGGTGTCGAGCTGCCGAGCTACCGCGGCGACATCGTCAACGACATCGCCTTCACAGCGGAGTCGCGGATCCCCGATCCGCAGCGCCAGCTGATGGCGTACCGGCAGTCGGCGGCAACGCTCAACTTGCTCCGCGCGTTCGCGACCGGCGGTTTTGCCAATCTCGGCAGCGTGCACCAGTGGATGCTCGGCTTCCTCAAGGATTCCCCGCAGTCGCGCCGCTACAAGGAACTGGCGGACCGCATTTCGGACGCGCTGAATTTCATGCGCGCCTGTGGGCTGGATCTCGAAAGCCATCCCGAACTGCGCGCCACCGATTTCTACACCAGCCACGAGGCGCTGCTGCTGGGTTACGAGCAGGCCTTCACCCGGATCGATTCCACCACCGGCGACTGGTACGCGACCTCCGGCCACATGATCTGGATCGGCGACCGCACCCGCCAGCTCGACCACGGCCATGTCGAGTATTTCCGCGGCATCAAGAACCCGATCGGCCTGAAATGCGGTCCCTCGCTGAAGCCGGATGAGCTATTGAAGCTGATCGACATCCTCAACCCGGACAACGAGCCCGGACGCCTGACGCTGATCAACCGCTTCGGCTCCGACAAGGTCGGCGACCACCTCGCGCCGCTGATTCGGGCCGTGCAGCGGGAAGGGCGCGTCGTGGTCTGGTCCTGCGATCCCATGCACGGCAACACCATCACCTCGAACTCGGGCTACAAGACCCGTCCGTTCGACCGGGTGCTGTCGGAGGTGAAGTCGTTCTTCGCCATCCATGCGGCGGAGGGGACGCATGCCGGCGGCGTGCATCTGGAAATGACCGGGCAAGACGTCACCGAATGCATCGGCGGCGCGCGTGCTATCACCGACGAGGACCTCAACGACCGCTATCACACGGTCTGCGATCCCCGCCTCAATGCCGAACAATCGATCGACATGGCCTTCCTGATCGCCGAACTGCTCAAGCAGGAACGCGCGGGCAAGGAAAAGCCGATGCCGGCTGCAGCGGGACTCTGA
- a CDS encoding diacylglycerol kinase, whose protein sequence is MLRLWRATINTRNGLAFAIRSEQAVREEIFALALSVPLAWLVGATVMRRVELVAAVAFVLVVELLNTAIEKLADRLTTDHDPQIGRVKDMGSAAVGVALLMAGVFWLFALAERIGAI, encoded by the coding sequence TTGCTGCGACTCTGGCGGGCTACCATCAACACGCGTAACGGGCTCGCCTTTGCGATCCGCTCGGAGCAGGCCGTTCGCGAGGAAATTTTCGCGCTGGCGCTTTCAGTGCCGCTGGCCTGGCTGGTCGGCGCTACGGTCATGCGCCGCGTGGAACTTGTCGCGGCCGTCGCTTTTGTTCTGGTGGTCGAGTTGCTCAATACCGCGATCGAGAAACTCGCCGACCGGCTCACCACCGACCACGATCCGCAGATCGGGCGGGTCAAGGACATGGGTTCGGCGGCGGTCGGCGTCGCGCTGCTGATGGCCGGGGTGTTCTGGCTGTTTGCCCTCGCCGAACGCATAGGCGCGATCTAA